Proteins from a genomic interval of Oncorhynchus kisutch isolate 150728-3 linkage group LG28, Okis_V2, whole genome shotgun sequence:
- the LOC109872712 gene encoding organic solute transporter subunit alpha, translated as MEEALNSTIHPTCLQEPPLAVDIIKQLDVFGVALYSMLTLMSTMSLLLYLEECVFIYRKVPSPKKTTIMWVNGAAPVIATMACFGMWIPRATMFTDMTSNSYFAVVVYKVLILLIEESGGSETFLKRNYKKTFKISTGPCCCCCPCLPRILVTRRMLFLLKLGALQYAILKTLLSILSIILWTNGNFDISDLEITNTASWINPFIGVLTIISLWSVAIMFMNTCNTLRSVRIIPKYAMYQLVLVLSQLQTAIINVLALDGTIACSPPFSSRARGTMLSQQLMIVEMFIITLVTRALYRRTYDPLPSDPDNDQNTNISPQAPQWEPAA; from the exons ATGGAAGAAGCCCTCAACAGCACTATACATCCGACCTGTTTACAAGAACCTCCGCTGGCTGTCGATATCATAAAGC AGCTGGATGTCTTTGGGGTGGCTCTGTACTCCATGCTGACCCTCATGTCTACAATGTCCCTGCTACTATACCtggaggagtgtgtgtttatCTATAGAAAAGTCCCGTCTCCCAAGAAGACAACTATTATGTGGGTAAATGGAGCTGCACCG gTCATTGCTACCATGGCTTGTTTTGGTATGTGGATCCCAAGGGCAACCATGTTTACAGATATGACCTCTAATTC GTACTTTGCAGTGGTTGTGTATAAGGTCTTAATTCTGCTgatagaggagagtgggggtagCGAGACCTTTCTGAAGCGCAATTACAAGAAAACCTTCAAGATCAGTACAGgaccatgctgctgctgctgtccttgCCTGCCCCGCATTCTGGTCACACG GCGTATGTTATTCCTGCTGAAGCTGGGGGCTCTTCAGTATGCTATCTTAAAGACACTTCTCTCAATCCTCTCCATAATATTGTGGACCAACGGCAACTTTGATATTTCTGAT CTTGAGATCACAAACACAGCGAGTTGGATCAACCCATTTATAGGGGTTCTCACCATCATCTCCCTTTGGTCTGTCGCCATCATGTTCATGAACACATGCAACACACTGCGTAGCGTCAGGATCATACCTAAGTATGCCATGTACCAG CTGGTGCTGGTGCTCAGTCAGCTGCAGACGGCCATTATTAACGTCCTGGCCTTGGATGGAACCATTGCCTGCTCCCCGCCCTTCTCCTCTAGAGCCCGTGGCACCA tgtTGAGTCAGCAGCTAATGATTGTGGAGATGTTCATCATCACCCTGGTCACCCGGGCATTGTACCGCCGCACTTATGACCCACTGCCCTCCGACCCTGACAACGACCAGAACACCAATATCAGCCCACAGGCACCACAGTGGGAGCCTGCTGCCTGA